GGCGCGGACCCGGGCGGTCGAGTGGGTGCTGGTCGGCGGCGACCGGGTACGCCTCGAGCCGGGTATCTCGGCCGCGGTCCCCGTGCTGTTGCTCGCGCTCGACGCGGCCGGGCTGATCGCGTTCACGAAGGCGAACTCGGTCACGCGGATGGCGAGCGGGATGATCGCCGGCACGTTCTCGCTCGTCACGCTGGTCGTCTCGATCAACCAGCTCATCCTCTCGCGGGAGTTCTCCACGGCCGGGGAGTTCCGCGACCGGCTCTCGGGCGTCGCGGAGTTCCGGGGGGACGTCGCGGACGTGACGGGCGCGCCCGCGTCCCCGGCGGTGCCCACCCGGCTGCTCGAACTGCTCGTCGACGCCATCCGGCGGCGCGCGGACGCCCTGGCCGACGCAGTCGACGACGGCGACGGGGAGTACTGGGACCGCGTCGAGGGGTACGCCGAGGAGGTCGCGGGCGACGCCGCGCGGGTCGACGGGACGCTGGAGGGCTCGGGGAGCAGGCGTTCGACGCCCTCGCGGCGGCCGTCGAGTACGACGACACTCGGCAGCTCCACGCCGCCGAACGCCTCCGGAACGACGCCCCCGCGCCTTCGGGGGAGGCCGCGGCCGCGTTCGACGACCTCGTCGAGGCGCTGCGGCTGTCCGCCGCGGTCCAGGAACACTTCAAGACGATCCACCTCCAGCGCGAGCTGACCCGGTTCTCCCAGCTGACGGTGTACAGCGGGCTGCCGTCGGTGCTCGGGGCCGTCCTGATCGCCCTGCTGTACGGCGATCTCGGCGGGGCGATCCTCGGCACGGAGTACGTCCCGTACGCGGTCTCGCTGCTCGCGGCGGTCGTCTCGCTCCCGCTCGCGCTGCTCGCCGCCTACATCCTGCGGACGGCGACGCTCATCCGGCGGACCGCGGCGGTCGGACCGATCCTCCCGGGAGCGGACGCCGAGGAGGGACCGCTTCTCGTCCGGAACGGCGACGGGGACTGACCGCGGACCCCGACCCCGTCCCGGGCCCGCGTCTCACCGCCCGGCGGACGCGTCGGCTGTCCCCGTCCGCTCGGACTCCACGAGCGCCGCGAGCCCGTCCCGGAGCGACACGGTCGGCTCGTACCCCAGGACCTCCCGCGCGCGGGAGAGGTCCGCGCGGCTCCGCCTGAGGTCGCCCGGCCGCGGGTCCGTGTGGACGACGTCCACGTCCGCGCCGGTCACGTCCCGGACCGTCCCGGCCAGTTCGCGGATGGTGACGCTCTCGCCGGTGCCGACGTTGACGGCCGTGCCGACGTCGTCGGTCCGTGCGGCCGCGAGGTTCGCGTCCACAACGTCCGAGACGTGGACGAAGTCGCGGGTCTGCTCGCCGTCGCCCTCGACCGTGAGCGGGCCGCCCGAGCGCGCCTGGTCGAGGAACGCCCGGATGACGCCGCTGTAGGGGCCGCTCGCCTGTCCGGGCCCGTAGACGTTGAAGTAGCGCAGCGCGACCGTCTCGAGCCCGTAGAGGTCGTTGTACAGCCGGGCGTAGTGGTCGAGCGCGAGCTTGTCGAGCGCGTACGGCGAGGCCGGCTCCTTCGGGTGGTCCTCCGCGACGGGCACCGACTCCGGCTCGCCGTAGATGGCGACGCTCGAGGCGAGGACGGCCCGGGCGTCCGCCCTGCGGGCGGCCTCCAGCAGCCGGACGGTCGCGGTCGCGTTCCGGTCGTGGCTCTCGGCGGGCCGCTCGACCGAGTCGGGCACCGAGACGAGCCCCGCCTCGTGGAACACCAGGTCGACCCCCTCCATCGCGGCGCCGAGGTCGTTCGGGTCGCGCACGTCGCCCTCCACGAGCGTCGCGCCGTCGGGAACGTTCCCCGGCCGGCCGGTCGAGAGGTCGTCGAGCACGCGCACCTCGTTGTCCGCGACGAGCGCGTCGGCGACGTGGCTCCCGACGAAGCCGGCGCCGCCGGTCACGAGGGTCGTCAGGCCGCTGGGGGCGTCCACGTCGGTCATCGTCGCTCACCGCACGTCGCTGGTCGCTGGTCCATACGACCGGCCACGAACGGTCGCGGGATTGTTAGCCGTCGCCTTCCGTCACGCGAGGAAGTCGGCCACCTCCCGCACGTCGAGGACCCCCCCGACGACCGCGAGCACGCCCCAGACGGCCAGGCCGACGAACACCGCGCCGACGAGCGTGGCCACGCCCGAGACCATCGGGAGAACCGACGCGACGACGGCCGCCATCCCGGCGGTCACGAGACAGACGACGCCGACGTGGCGGGTCACGCGCCGGACGCTGAAGCCGAGTTCCGAGTGGATGACCCAGACGTTCGTCCCGGTGTAGACGGTGTAGGTGAGGACCGTCGCGACCGCGGCGCCGACCACGCCCATCCGCGGGATGAGAACCAGGTTCAACAGGAAGTTCGAGACCGCCATCGTCGACTTCACGATGGCGCGCTCGCGCGCCCGGCCGAGGTAGTCCAGCCCGTCGCTGGTCACCTTGTTCACGGCGTTGACGAGGACGAACCCGCTGAACACCTGGACGACCGGGACGGCGGCGATGTAGTCGGCCCCGAAGACGTACTGGATCATCGGCTCGGCGACGAGGACCAGCCCCGCCGCCGCGGGGATGTACGCCAGCAGGACGTACTCCAGCGAGCGCTCGTACAGGCGGGCCGCGCGGTCGAGCCGGTCGCCCGACTTCTGCTCGCCGAGGGCGGGCGAGATGGTGAAGCCGAACGACGCGGCCGGCACCGCGACGAAGTCCGACACCTGCTTCGCGACCGTGTAGTACCCGACCGCGGTCATGTTCAGCAGGACGCCGATGAGGAGGGTGTCCACCTTCTTGTCGAGCACGTTCGCCCCCCGGGTCGCCGTGAGCGGGACGGCGTACTCCAGCACGCGCCGCGTGAGCCCCTCCTCGACGTCGTCGGCCGGCTCGTACTGCCGGTAGAACTTGGCGTACAGCACGCCGAAGCCGACCGCCCCCGCGAGGAGGAAGCCGGCGACGTAGCCCGCGAGCGCGCCCACGGCGCCGAAGCCGAGCAGGACGAAGCCGACGACGAACAGCAGCCGGGAGACGTTGGAGACGACGCCGACGACGGCGGTCCACGTCACGCGGTTGAACCCCTGGAACGCCGCGCTCAGGAACTTCGTCCCCGACCGGGCGGCGACGTACACCGCGCCGATCAGCAGGAACGGGACGAGGCTCGGCTCGCCGAGCATCCGGGCGACGGGTCGGCCGAGCACGACGACGCCGACGCTGACGACGACGGTGACGGCCCCGAGAAAGACGAGCGATCGCCGGATGATGTGGGGGATCTGTCCCGGGTCGGTCTCGGCGAAGTCGGTGATGTACCGCGCGGTGGACTTCGGGAGCCCGAGCGTCGCCATGATGCTCGCCACCGTGAGCACCGACAGCGCGAAGTTGAGCTCGCCGAACTCCTCGGGCGTGAGCAGGAAGCGCGTGAGGACGATGATCAGGGCGGCGTTCGCCACCATGGTCAGCGCGTTCGCGCCGAAGGTGGCCTTCACGCCGCGGGCGAGGCGTTCCGAGAAGGACATCTACCGCCCCGCTCCGTCGATGCGGTACAGCCGGAAGCCGTCGTTCGCCCTGACCTTGTTCACCCCGGGCGTCGTCTCGAGCGACCTGAAGCCAGCCTCGCCGTAGCGGAAGCCGTCGTACAGCGTCACTTCGCGCTCGTAGGCGGAGTCGGTCACGGCCATGTAGCGGTCCTCGTCGAACCGTTCGGTGTAGTTCCCACGCTGGAACACGGCCTCCCCGACGGGCTCCCGATAGCCGGGGAACTCCAGGGTCGTCCGGGCGTGTTCGGTGCCGTAGTCGGCGTCGACGTAGCGCCGCGGGCCGGTGCGGATGCCGACCCACTCGACCCCCGCCTCGCCGTGGTCGAAGGCGGACGCGTACCCCTCGACCTGGCTCTCGGGGACGTGCTGGGTCGGCTGGTAGACGTACGGCGAGGAGTGGAGCGCCGCGGCCCCGACCGGCAACAGGATCAGGAACGCGGCGACGAGCGCGATGCGGACCCCCGTGCGCCGGCGGGGTCCCTCGAGCGAGCGGACGGCCCGCGCCATCGCGACGGCGCCGAGGATCGTCACCGGGACCATGATGAACCCGTGGTAGCGGAAGTACATGTCCCCGGCCGAGGAGGCGACGAGCAGGAGGAACACGCCGAACAGCGGGACCAGCGCGGCCGCCAGATACAGCATCAGCGACGCGGCCTCCGAGCGCTCGTCGCGCATCCGGCCCGTGACCAGCGCGAGGATCAGTCCGGCCGCGAACAGCGAGAGGACGAGCGCGGGCAGGAACAGTTTGGCGAACAGCACGGGCAGGCTCCCGCCGATGGCGACCAGCGAGACGGACTTGCTCGCGACGACGGTCCCCGCGCTCGGCCCCTCGAGCAGCACGCTCGACACCGTCGAAACGACCGCGCCCTGGACGCGCTCGAAGCGGGGCGCCCACATGAGGAACGCGACGACGACGAGCGCGGTCTGGGCGTACAGCGGCCGGTGGGTCGCGACCGGGTGGTCGCGCCGCCACCGGCGGTAGACCGCCTGCACGGTCACGATGGCGACGAAGAACAGCACCACGTTCAGCGCCTGCTGCGGGTGGACCAGGACGACGGCGGTCGACGCGATCGCGAGCAGGATGCCCACGGCGGTCACGCGGTCGCGGTCCTCGGGGCCGGCGAACTCGGCGGCGGACTTCCGCCAGGGGCGCGTGCTGTACCGGAGCACGAGGTAGAGCACGAACGGGAAAAAGAGGATGGCCTGGCTCGCGGGGTGGGCGTTCGGGTGGACCGAGACGCCGTTGATCGGCGCGAACAGGAGCGCCGCGAGCACGCCGAGCGTCAGCGCCAGCCGCGAGCCGTCGAGCAGTCTGACACACAGCGGGACGAACAGCAGGAACACGAGCGTGTAACAGCCGAGCACGACGAGCACGAGCGCGACGCGGAGCGGGAGGCCCGTGAGCTCGCCGAGGAACACGGCCGTGCTGTGGATCCCCGGGTAGAGGAGATCGACCGGCGCGAGCGACCCCGCCGCCAGTTCGCGGGTCCAGCCGAGGTGGCTCAGCGAGTCGCCGGCCCCGTAGAAGTAGTACCCCCGCAACAGCGGGAGCGTGGCGACGACGAACACGGCCGCGCCGGTGAGCAACAGCCCCGCGTCGCTCACCCGGTCGGACCGGTCGGTCGCGAGCGCGGCGCCGACGCCGGTCGCGAGCGCGAGCCCGAGACAGGCCCAGACGATCGGATCGGTCCCCCTGTACACCGACAGCTCGTACCCCACGGGCGACGATCGACGGACGAGCAGCACCGCTCCGAGGAGCGCGAGGAAACCGACCGTGAGCCCGACCTTCGAGACGCCGCGATGAGTCCTTCCTGACATAGTGTTCCCCATCCGCGAGTGGGTGGTCGTCATACACCGCCGGCGTCATCGGCTTAGTTATGGAGCCCGTACCGGCCTCCGGCGGCCGGAACCGGACGCACCGCGGTCTCCGGCCCCACGGAGGACGGGCGACCGACGCCCCGCGTCCGACCGCCGATCCGCGCCCCGTGTTCGACCCGCGAAGGCCTCCCGAGCCCGGACGAGAAACGGCGTCCCGGCCCGCCGTCCGGACCGGCGGGCCGGTCGCGTCGACCGCGGCGCCACCGCGAACGCGCCGGACGGTCGGACGACCGCCGAGGGACGACTACGGGACGGCGGCTCAGCTGGCCGCTAATCGGTCACGCGGACGCGAGCCCTAACGGGATGCTACCGGAGGGTGGTACGGCGTTCGAACGGGGAGCAGCGAGTCGGCGCGGCCGTCGTCCTCGCGGCTCGGCGCGTCCGACGCGGCCGCGGTCCGCCTCCGGGGTCGTGGCCGATCACCGCCGCCCGGCCGTCGGGTCGTTCCCGACGTAGAACAGCAGCGCGCCGATCCCGGCGACGACGGCGACGAGCAGCGTGGCCATCGGCGGGAGGATCGAGTCGGCGATCTCGGCCACGTCGAGGACGTACAGCAACCCCATGATGAGGAACCCGAGGAGGGAGAACCATCCGAGCGTGCCGAAGCCGCTGCTCCGCCCCGCCGTGCCACGCTCCGCTGTCTGGGACTGTGCCATGGGGGAACGTACGCCGCGAACTTCAATAAACGTTGAGGGGAGTTGGAGTCCCGCCGGCGAACGCGCGGGTCCTCGGCCGGGTCAGCGGGGTCGACGGGCGTCGACGCCCGTCGACCCCTCAGGCGTCGGCGACCACGTCGCGATACACCTCGCGGAGCCGTTCGTTCGTCCGCTGGACGCTCACCTCGCGGGCGGCCTCGCGGCCGTTCGACCGCTCGCCGTCCGCGAGGACGTCCGCGAGCGCGGTCGCGAGGCCGTCGTCCGAGTCGCGCACGTACGACGGGGAGACGCCGTCGAGTCGCGCCCGGACGTCCCCGACGTCCACCGACACCACGGGGAGGTTACACGCCATCGCCTCCTTCACGGAGTTGGGCGACCCCTCCCGCCTGGAGGTCAGCAGGAGCGCGTCGGCGGCGTTCATGTAGACCGGCATCCGCTCGTGGGAGACGCCGGAGACGGTGTGGAACTCCACGTCGCCGTCGACCCGTTCGCGGGCGAGGTCGACCACGCGCTCGGCGCGGGGGTAGTTCTTCACCTCCCTGCCCGCCGGGTACGGGAACAGGACGTGCGAGGCCGACGGGTTCCAGCCGAGTTCGGCGCGCGCCTCCGCCGGCGGGGCGGGCGCGAACCGGTCGAGGTCGACGCCGTGGGGGATGACGTGGCACTCGCCGTCGAGGCGGCTGGCCATCTCCGGGGACATGACGACGACGGCGTCGGCCAGGCGCGCGCAGGCCGCGCTCACCGGCCCGAACGGGCCCATCAGGTCGGTCCCCCACAGCGAGAGGACGACCGGGAGCGACGGCTGGGCCACCGCGGCCGGACCGGTCAGGCCGTAGTTGGCGTGGACGAGGTCGTAGTCCCGGAAGGAGTGGCGCAGCACAGTCGGGTAGAATCGGAGGTAGTCGACCGGGCTGCGGCCGTCGACCCCGCCGCCGCCGTAGTCGCGGTCCCCGGGCACCGCGAGCGTCGTGGTCCGGACGCCGCCCGCCTCGAGGTGCCGGATCTGCTGGTTGAAGAAGCGCGACCTGCTGTTGGTGACGAGTTCGAGCGCGTGCATCTACCGTGCCACCAGCCGGTACGCGCGCTTGGCGACGTCCATGCTCGGGCCGCCGGACTCGACGACGTAGTAGGGCGACAGGTCCGCGCCGAACTTGCTCTTGTAGCGGCAGAGCCGCTCGGTGTTCGCGCCCATCAGGTCGTAGCCGTCGACCGACTGGCGGGGCTCGCCGGCTGCGACGTCCTCCACCATCCGCCAGTGGACGAGGCTGTTGACGCTCACCCCCTCGTGGACGGTGCGGGCGCCGCCGAGCCAGAAGTAGGCGTCGTCGTTCGAGTAGAGGGCGACGACGCCGGTGAGGAACTCGCCGTCGGCGTCACGGGCGACGTACGTCCTGCAGCGGTCGTCGGCCGCCATCGACTCGGTCAGGTCGCGGACGTACGGCCACGTCAGGCTGAACGTCCGGTCCTGCTCGGCGTAGCGTTCGGCCGCCCGCTCGAACACGGCACGGGTCCCCTCGAGCCCCTCGGGTTCGACGGTCACGTCGAGGTCGCGGGCGTCGCGGATCTCCCGGCGCAGGCTCTTGCTGCACGCCGCGAGCATGTCGTCAGGGTCGCCGTCGACCGCGAGCCGGTAGGTGAACCGCGTGTCGAGGTCGAGGTCGTTCCAGACGTACGGCCTGGGATCGGGGTAGGCCGTGGTGCAGACGGTCCGGAACAGCGTCAGCGAGGAGTCGACGTCCAGCTCCTCGACGAGCTCCGCGGCGAACGTCGCGTTCACCTTCTCGCGCTTGCGTCGCTTGGGGCTCGCGGGCATCACCAGCGGGCCGAGCCGCGGGATCGAGAAGCCGGGCGGCGGCGAGAGAATCGCCGTGCCGACCGACCGCTCGCGGACCACCGCGGGGAACAGACCGACCGGTCGGTCGCCCTTGAACCCGCCGTACAGCCGGAGCTCACCGTCCGTGTGCGCGTCGAGGGCCTCCAGCGCCGCGGGAACGTGGAACGGCTCGAACCCGGACGAGGGCAGCGCGTCCCCCCACTCGTCGAGCGAGAGCGTCTCGAGGTTCATTCGCTCCGGTCCGGGGTCCGAGCCGGGTTAGTTATCCCCCGCCTATCGGGCCCGCGCGTCCCGGTCGGATTCACCTGCCCGCCCGACGTCGGGTCCGCGCGCCGCGGTCTCCCCGAGCAACCACGCCCTAGAACTGCCGCTGCCGCGGGACGGGTTACGCGGCGCTCGCCGTCCCCGGACCGGAGGAGGAGTGGCGGCTCAGACGGCGGCCGCGAGCG
The DNA window shown above is from Halorarum salinum and carries:
- a CDS encoding NAD-dependent epimerase/dehydratase family protein; this encodes MTDVDAPSGLTTLVTGGAGFVGSHVADALVADNEVRVLDDLSTGRPGNVPDGATLVEGDVRDPNDLGAAMEGVDLVFHEAGLVSVPDSVERPAESHDRNATATVRLLEAARRADARAVLASSVAIYGEPESVPVAEDHPKEPASPYALDKLALDHYARLYNDLYGLETVALRYFNVYGPGQASGPYSGVIRAFLDQARSGGPLTVEGDGEQTRDFVHVSDVVDANLAAARTDDVGTAVNVGTGESVTIRELAGTVRDVTGADVDVVHTDPRPGDLRRSRADLSRAREVLGYEPTVSLRDGLAALVESERTGTADASAGR
- a CDS encoding flippase yields the protein MSFSERLARGVKATFGANALTMVANAALIIVLTRFLLTPEEFGELNFALSVLTVASIMATLGLPKSTARYITDFAETDPGQIPHIIRRSLVFLGAVTVVVSVGVVVLGRPVARMLGEPSLVPFLLIGAVYVAARSGTKFLSAAFQGFNRVTWTAVVGVVSNVSRLLFVVGFVLLGFGAVGALAGYVAGFLLAGAVGFGVLYAKFYRQYEPADDVEEGLTRRVLEYAVPLTATRGANVLDKKVDTLLIGVLLNMTAVGYYTVAKQVSDFVAVPAASFGFTISPALGEQKSGDRLDRAARLYERSLEYVLLAYIPAAAGLVLVAEPMIQYVFGADYIAAVPVVQVFSGFVLVNAVNKVTSDGLDYLGRARERAIVKSTMAVSNFLLNLVLIPRMGVVGAAVATVLTYTVYTGTNVWVIHSELGFSVRRVTRHVGVVCLVTAGMAAVVASVLPMVSGVATLVGAVFVGLAVWGVLAVVGGVLDVREVADFLA
- a CDS encoding glycosyltransferase encodes the protein MHALELVTNSRSRFFNQQIRHLEAGGVRTTTLAVPGDRDYGGGGVDGRSPVDYLRFYPTVLRHSFRDYDLVHANYGLTGPAAVAQPSLPVVLSLWGTDLMGPFGPVSAACARLADAVVVMSPEMASRLDGECHVIPHGVDLDRFAPAPPAEARAELGWNPSASHVLFPYPAGREVKNYPRAERVVDLARERVDGDVEFHTVSGVSHERMPVYMNAADALLLTSRREGSPNSVKEAMACNLPVVSVDVGDVRARLDGVSPSYVRDSDDGLATALADVLADGERSNGREAAREVSVQRTNERLREVYRDVVADA
- a CDS encoding GNAT family N-acetyltransferase translates to MNLETLSLDEWGDALPSSGFEPFHVPAALEALDAHTDGELRLYGGFKGDRPVGLFPAVVRERSVGTAILSPPPGFSIPRLGPLVMPASPKRRKREKVNATFAAELVEELDVDSSLTLFRTVCTTAYPDPRPYVWNDLDLDTRFTYRLAVDGDPDDMLAACSKSLRREIRDARDLDVTVEPEGLEGTRAVFERAAERYAEQDRTFSLTWPYVRDLTESMAADDRCRTYVARDADGEFLTGVVALYSNDDAYFWLGGARTVHEGVSVNSLVHWRMVEDVAAGEPRQSVDGYDLMGANTERLCRYKSKFGADLSPYYVVESGGPSMDVAKRAYRLVAR